The following coding sequences are from one Coffea arabica cultivar ET-39 chromosome 11e, Coffea Arabica ET-39 HiFi, whole genome shotgun sequence window:
- the LOC113719159 gene encoding uncharacterized protein isoform X3 — translation MKHQTQKRMAEKLVTAKTEEKAKELEEEAMKVELKTKEELKPWEQHSAVITIPRFDYNAPLLSSVIPTPDSSSPAPSRGRRGQQKKPCQFLKRSQALLRLITM, via the exons ATGAAACACCAGACTCAGAAAAGAATGGCGGAAAAACTTGTGACAgcaaaaacagaagaaaaagcaaaagaattgGAAGAAGAAGCAATGAAAGTGGAACTGAAAACCAAGGAGGAGCTGAAGCCCTGGGAGCAGCACTCTGCTGTGATCACCATTCCTCGTTTTGACTACAACGCCCCTCTTCTCTCCTCAGTCATTCCCACTCCGGATTCCTCATCACCTGCCCCATCA agagggagaagagggcAACAAAAGAAGCCATGTCAATTCTTGAAAAG AAGCCAAGCGTTGCTGAGGCTTATCACTATGTGA
- the LOC113719159 gene encoding uncharacterized protein isoform X2: MKHQTQKRMAEKLVTAKTEEKAKELEEEAMKVELKTKEELKPWEQHSAVITIPRFDYNAPLLSSVIPTPDSSSPAPSRGRRGQQKKPCQFLKRKTNDEPTWRMGRCASGACKILFF, from the exons ATGAAACACCAGACTCAGAAAAGAATGGCGGAAAAACTTGTGACAgcaaaaacagaagaaaaagcaaaagaattgGAAGAAGAAGCAATGAAAGTGGAACTGAAAACCAAGGAGGAGCTGAAGCCCTGGGAGCAGCACTCTGCTGTGATCACCATTCCTCGTTTTGACTACAACGCCCCTCTTCTCTCCTCAGTCATTCCCACTCCGGATTCCTCATCACCTGCCCCATCA agagggagaagagggcAACAAAAGAAGCCATGTCAATTCTTGAAAAG GAAGACAAATGATGAACCAACTTGGAGAATGGGAAGGTGTGCATCTGGTGCTTGCAAGATTCTATTCTTTTGA
- the LOC113718411 gene encoding serine/threonine-protein kinase SRK2A-like, producing the protein MTVNSSFPRLMVISRSLKENGLSNLVVLTPTHLAIVMEYAAGGELFAKICSAKRYLWDFLIVKTQARFFFQQLISGVSYCHSMEICHRDLKLENTLLDGSPTPRLKICDFGYSKSGLLHSQPKSVVGTPASIAPEVLSRKEYDGKIADVWSCGVTLYVMLVGAYHIDLIGFLFIQCY; encoded by the exons ATGACCGTGAACTCCAGTTTTCCACGGTTGATGGTGATTTCAAGAAGTTTGAAGGAAAATGGTCTGTCAAATCTG GTCGTGCTAACTCCGACACATTTAGCTATTGTGATGGAATATGCTGCTGGTGGAGAGCTCTTTGCAAAAATTTGTAGTGCTA AGAGATACTTATGGGACTTTCTTATTGTTAAAACGCAGGCTCGCTTTTTCTTCCAGCAGCTAATATCTGGTGTTAGTTACTGTCATTCAATG GAAATCTGTCACAGGGACTTGAAGCTAGAAAACACACTTTTGGATGGGAGTCCAACACCACGTCTTAAAATATGTGATTTTGGTTATTCTAAG TCTGGTTTGTTGCACTCACAACCCAAATCGGTAGTTGGAACACCAGCATCTATTGCACCTGAGGTCCTGTCAAGGAAGGAATATGATGGGAAG ATTGCAGATGTATGGTCATGTGGTGTGACATTGTACGTGATGTTGGTGGGAGCTTATCATATTGacttaattggatttttgttcA TACAATGCTATTAA
- the LOC113719159 gene encoding uncharacterized protein isoform X4: protein MKHQTQKRMAEKLVTAKTEEKAKELEEEAMKVELKTKEELKPWEQHSAVITIPRFDYNAPLLSSVIPTPDSSSPAPSRGRRGQQKKPCQFLKSSFG from the exons ATGAAACACCAGACTCAGAAAAGAATGGCGGAAAAACTTGTGACAgcaaaaacagaagaaaaagcaaaagaattgGAAGAAGAAGCAATGAAAGTGGAACTGAAAACCAAGGAGGAGCTGAAGCCCTGGGAGCAGCACTCTGCTGTGATCACCATTCCTCGTTTTGACTACAACGCCCCTCTTCTCTCCTCAGTCATTCCCACTCCGGATTCCTCATCACCTGCCCCATCA agagggagaagagggcAACAAAAGAAGCCATGTCAATTCTTGAAAAG CAGCTTTGGATAA